In one window of Armatimonadota bacterium DNA:
- a CDS encoding pyruvate synthase, whose amino-acid sequence MSVTTDRKRDAAETASQIIDLCTGNEMAALAAKHINFHVMGYYPITPSTEVAEYLDEMFANGEHQIKMIPADGEHGAAGICYGAAVGGGRVLNVTSSQGLIYSMEQLPVQSGTRYPMVLNIVTRAVSGPLDILGDHSDIMMAINAGWIMLLAREPQAVYDMNIIAAKLGELPDVRLPVMVAYDGFFTSHQKRRVRHFENPQVVRDWLGEPQTPITALDPERPVTIGPYMNDPDLINNKYQLHLAMEAARAALPGVFAEYGDLSGRHYPVVDVYRADDAEAVLVILNSAAETAKDAADRLREAGTKVGVVSLNVFRPFPGQEIRDALRGVKSVLIADRADSFGAGGGNLALEVKAALKDDPGNRATCLARVYGMGGKDFYMDDAEHMLREALEAAQSGGLGRAFDYHGATPGKAGYEMRQRGPIDIEGTKLPNIKVRRDEESGEVKSSVGTWRQLTEMPKRIAPGHGACPGCGIFPSLNQFFKGITGHIVVLFQTGCAMVVTTGYPFSAHRVTYIHNLFQNGAATLSGVVEMFRERKRRGELPEDLDITFVMVSGDGGMDIGMGPTIGTALRGHPLIILEYDNEGYMNTGNQLSYATPLGHATSTSRVGPYEVGKGFQHKDTAQIMAGCHVPYVFTSVEGLGRDLTEKGAKAQWYARNEGFVYGKFLSACPLSWRYPERLGTKVIHAAVDCCFFPVYEIERGSTKINYDPEADDKRIPASEWLGMMGKTRHLVQPEHKETLERFEAEVERRWRRLRAMHEHPLL is encoded by the coding sequence ATGTCCGTCACAACCGACCGCAAACGCGATGCCGCCGAAACCGCGTCCCAGATCATTGACCTGTGCACCGGCAACGAGATGGCGGCGCTTGCGGCCAAGCACATCAACTTCCACGTCATGGGCTATTACCCCATCACGCCCTCGACCGAGGTCGCCGAGTACCTCGATGAGATGTTCGCCAACGGCGAGCACCAGATCAAGATGATCCCGGCCGACGGCGAGCACGGCGCTGCCGGCATATGCTACGGCGCGGCGGTCGGCGGTGGTCGCGTGCTCAATGTGACATCGTCGCAAGGCCTCATCTACTCCATGGAGCAGTTGCCCGTGCAGTCGGGCACGCGCTACCCCATGGTGCTCAACATCGTCACGCGTGCGGTGAGCGGGCCGCTCGACATCCTGGGCGATCACTCCGATATCATGATGGCCATCAACGCCGGCTGGATCATGCTGCTCGCCCGCGAGCCGCAGGCGGTGTATGACATGAACATCATCGCCGCCAAGCTCGGCGAACTGCCCGACGTGCGCTTGCCGGTAATGGTCGCCTACGACGGCTTCTTCACCAGCCACCAGAAGCGCCGCGTCCGGCACTTCGAGAATCCGCAGGTCGTGCGCGACTGGCTTGGCGAGCCGCAGACTCCGATCACCGCCCTTGACCCCGAGCGCCCGGTGACCATCGGGCCGTACATGAACGATCCCGACCTGATCAACAACAAGTATCAGCTCCACCTGGCGATGGAAGCGGCGCGGGCGGCGCTGCCAGGTGTGTTCGCGGAATACGGTGACCTGAGCGGCAGGCATTACCCCGTCGTTGATGTGTACCGCGCCGACGACGCCGAAGCAGTGCTCGTCATCCTCAACTCCGCCGCGGAGACCGCAAAGGACGCGGCGGACAGACTCCGCGAGGCGGGCACGAAGGTCGGCGTGGTCAGCCTGAACGTGTTCCGCCCGTTCCCGGGGCAGGAGATCCGCGACGCTCTGCGCGGCGTGAAGTCGGTGCTCATTGCGGACCGCGCGGACTCGTTCGGCGCCGGCGGCGGCAACCTGGCGCTTGAGGTGAAGGCGGCGCTGAAGGACGATCCCGGCAACCGGGCCACGTGTCTCGCGCGCGTGTACGGCATGGGCGGCAAGGACTTCTACATGGACGACGCCGAGCACATGCTGCGCGAGGCGCTGGAGGCCGCGCAATCCGGGGGTCTCGGAAGGGCCTTCGACTACCACGGCGCGACGCCCGGCAAAGCCGGCTACGAGATGCGCCAGCGCGGGCCGATTGACATCGAGGGCACGAAGCTGCCCAACATCAAGGTGCGCCGCGATGAGGAGAGCGGAGAGGTTAAGTCCTCCGTCGGCACCTGGCGCCAGCTCACCGAAATGCCCAAGCGCATCGCCCCCGGCCACGGCGCCTGCCCCGGCTGCGGCATCTTCCCCAGCCTCAACCAGTTCTTCAAGGGCATCACCGGTCATATCGTCGTGCTCTTCCAGACCGGCTGCGCGATGGTCGTCACCACCGGCTACCCGTTCAGCGCCCACCGCGTGACCTACATCCACAACCTGTTCCAGAACGGCGCCGCGACGCTGTCCGGCGTCGTCGAGATGTTCCGCGAACGCAAGCGCCGAGGCGAACTGCCGGAAGACCTCGATATCACATTTGTCATGGTCAGCGGCGACGGCGGCATGGACATCGGCATGGGGCCGACCATCGGCACTGCCCTGCGCGGCCACCCGCTCATCATCTTGGAGTACGACAACGAGGGATATATGAACACCGGCAACCAGTTGAGCTACGCGACGCCCCTCGGCCATGCCACATCCACCAGCCGCGTCGGCCCATACGAGGTCGGCAAGGGGTTCCAGCACAAGGACACCGCGCAGATCATGGCGGGCTGCCACGTGCCGTATGTCTTTACCAGCGTCGAAGGCCTCGGCCGCGATCTGACCGAGAAGGGCGCAAAGGCGCAATGGTACGCGAGGAACGAGGGCTTCGTGTACGGCAAGTTCCTCAGCGCGTGCCCGTTGAGTTGGCGCTACCCGGAGCGGTTGGGCACTAAGGTCATTCACGCGGCGGTGGACTGCTGCTTCTTCCCGGTCTATGAGATCGAGCGAGGCAGTACGAAGATCAACTATGATCCCGAAGCGGACGACAAGCGCATCCCGGCTTCCGAATGGCTCGGCATGATGGGCAAGACCCGCCACCTCGTGCAGCCCGAGCACAAGGAGACGCTGGAGAGGTTCGAGGCCGAGGTCGAACGCCGCTGGCGCCGCCTGCGGGCGATGCACGAGCACCCGTTGCTGTGA
- a CDS encoding polysaccharide deacetylase family protein: MAYFTVALVALAALSLAAGAASSQTWAQKLGWGANDRVLIVHADDVGMCHSTNLGATAAYECGIVSSMSVMMPCPHVGEIADYLREHPETDAGLHLTLTSEWPRYRWGPVAGAANVPGLTDERGRLWQDGDLVLRHAPPDEVEIEIRAQLDRALECGISPTHMDSHMAVLFLSREYFTRYVKVAAEHGLPILAVDMAPERYPDHAPYPAQHLKAVMRTVWNAGLPVIDDVRAETYGWPVEERRAEYIKLLRGLAPGITEVIVHCAADTTEMRTISDDASRWIADGRIMLDPGLRNIIEDEGIILTTWRELKVRRDAAAS; the protein is encoded by the coding sequence ATGGCCTACTTCACAGTCGCACTCGTCGCGCTGGCCGCGCTGTCACTCGCGGCGGGGGCGGCGTCGAGCCAGACGTGGGCACAGAAGCTCGGGTGGGGGGCGAATGACCGCGTGCTCATCGTCCACGCGGACGACGTCGGCATGTGTCATTCAACCAACCTTGGCGCGACGGCTGCCTACGAATGCGGCATCGTCAGCTCGATGAGCGTCATGATGCCGTGCCCGCACGTCGGCGAGATCGCCGACTACCTCAGGGAGCATCCCGAGACCGACGCGGGGCTGCACCTCACCCTAACCTCGGAATGGCCGCGCTACCGCTGGGGGCCGGTGGCGGGCGCCGCCAACGTGCCCGGACTCACGGACGAGCGCGGCCGTTTGTGGCAGGACGGCGACCTCGTGCTGAGACACGCGCCCCCGGATGAGGTCGAGATCGAGATCCGCGCGCAACTCGATCGCGCGCTCGAGTGCGGGATCAGCCCGACGCACATGGACTCGCACATGGCCGTTCTCTTTCTGTCGCGGGAGTACTTCACGCGCTATGTCAAGGTCGCCGCCGAGCACGGCCTCCCCATCCTGGCCGTTGACATGGCGCCGGAGCGTTACCCCGATCACGCACCGTACCCGGCGCAGCACCTGAAGGCCGTCATGCGGACGGTGTGGAACGCGGGGCTGCCCGTCATTGATGATGTCAGAGCCGAAACGTACGGCTGGCCGGTCGAGGAGAGACGCGCCGAGTACATCAAGCTGCTGCGCGGCCTTGCGCCGGGGATCACGGAGGTCATCGTTCACTGCGCCGCCGACACGACTGAAATGCGCACCATCTCGGATGACGCGTCACGGTGGATCGCCGACGGACGGATCATGCTCGATCCGGGGCTGCGAAACATCATCGAGGACGAGGGGATCATCCTCACGACGTGGCGCGAACTGAAGGTCCGGCGCGACGCCGCAGCCAGCTAG
- a CDS encoding Nif3-like dinuclear metal center hexameric protein gives MSISRRDFLRYCGVSAAALAAHMPTSADAGPDPIGGQTMTGRDLRALLKKEAARKLAWEMDWEKTCDQFLAGDPEAEVKGVGVAWHSTSDVLRQAAARGANMLVTHEPLYASAADPSKGLNEDHPWVAKHRWLAETGMVVYRCHDFWDDYPEIGIHGAWAKWLGFEGTPVAAQRFYEVHETGGLKLKALASRVLEKTKELGQTTLGMIGDPDRATHRVALGTGAITNYTVMAGMGADVLLLTDDGTRLWESAQWAEDAGVSVLVVNHATAEEPGMRTLAGYLGGLVKPVPVFHLPVGCLYQGICS, from the coding sequence GTGAGTATATCGCGCCGAGACTTCCTGAGGTACTGCGGGGTATCCGCGGCTGCACTCGCAGCACACATGCCGACTTCGGCCGACGCAGGACCGGATCCGATCGGAGGGCAAACCATGACGGGAAGAGACCTGAGAGCGCTCCTGAAGAAAGAGGCGGCGCGCAAGCTGGCATGGGAGATGGACTGGGAGAAGACGTGCGACCAGTTCCTCGCGGGTGACCCGGAGGCCGAGGTCAAAGGCGTCGGCGTCGCCTGGCACAGCACGTCGGATGTCCTCAGGCAAGCCGCCGCGCGCGGGGCCAACATGCTCGTGACGCACGAGCCCCTCTATGCCTCCGCGGCTGATCCCTCAAAGGGCTTGAACGAAGACCATCCCTGGGTTGCCAAGCACCGGTGGCTGGCGGAGACGGGCATGGTCGTGTACCGCTGCCACGACTTCTGGGACGACTATCCCGAGATCGGCATTCATGGGGCATGGGCCAAGTGGCTCGGCTTCGAAGGCACGCCGGTCGCGGCCCAGCGCTTCTACGAGGTGCACGAGACGGGTGGCCTCAAGTTGAAGGCGCTGGCCTCGCGCGTCCTGGAGAAGACCAAAGAGTTGGGACAGACCACGCTGGGGATGATCGGCGACCCTGACCGCGCGACGCACCGCGTGGCGCTGGGCACGGGCGCAATCACCAACTACACCGTGATGGCCGGGATGGGCGCCGATGTGCTGCTGCTGACCGACGACGGGACTCGTCTCTGGGAATCGGCGCAGTGGGCGGAGGACGCCGGTGTGAGCGTGCTTGTGGTGAATCACGCCACGGCGGAGGAACCTGGAATGCGGACTCTGGCGGGGTACCTGGGCGGCCTCGTCAAGCCGGTGCCCGTCTTCCACCTGCCCGTCGGCTGTCTCTACCAGGGCATCTGCTCGTAG
- a CDS encoding rhomboid family intramembrane serine protease, with translation MFFLLPYATERPRRRTPFATYGLLVANCVVFLFYQLPYWADGHHGAGPFGFVPSAPETRALVVSMFSHGGLGHLFWNMLFLWLFGSIVEDVLGPVMFLGFYLGGQMGATLLDVSIAKAFAPASLIVPRVGASGAIAGILGLSAVCFSGVRIKVAYFFGIIFLWRVGVWRIPAWFFLGLWIAVQFVGGFFSTSLSAATGQAVGGVAYWAHIGGVAAGMVGAVLLALPGKIRRHDLLQRTPVGEDGGSRRYADLHDLVRRAPEDAEAWLALAHSKESYGATTEAAEAYARAATLFLEHREPERAARAYKAVLAYDPTFVLSAPAQFDIALGFARSGDYRDALTALDKLLQAYPSSQEAEVAFLRAGELAERIGEPDAALEYFQELTRRYPHSVWADHARHRIRALRG, from the coding sequence ATGTTCTTCCTCCTGCCATATGCGACGGAGAGGCCCCGGCGGCGTACGCCGTTCGCGACGTACGGGCTGCTCGTCGCCAACTGCGTCGTGTTCCTGTTCTACCAGTTGCCGTACTGGGCGGACGGGCACCACGGGGCGGGGCCGTTCGGGTTCGTGCCTTCCGCCCCGGAGACGCGGGCGTTGGTGGTCTCGATGTTCTCGCACGGCGGGCTGGGGCACCTGTTCTGGAACATGTTGTTCCTGTGGCTGTTCGGCTCGATCGTCGAGGACGTGTTGGGGCCGGTGATGTTCCTCGGCTTCTACTTGGGCGGGCAGATGGGCGCGACGCTGCTGGACGTGAGCATCGCCAAGGCGTTCGCCCCGGCTTCGCTTATCGTCCCGCGCGTGGGGGCGTCGGGGGCAATCGCCGGCATCCTCGGTCTCTCGGCGGTGTGTTTCTCCGGCGTACGCATCAAGGTCGCGTACTTCTTCGGCATCATTTTTCTGTGGCGCGTCGGCGTGTGGCGTATTCCGGCATGGTTCTTCCTGGGGCTGTGGATTGCGGTGCAGTTCGTGGGCGGGTTCTTCTCGACGTCGTTGAGCGCGGCCACCGGCCAGGCGGTCGGGGGGGTCGCGTACTGGGCGCACATCGGCGGGGTCGCGGCGGGCATGGTCGGCGCCGTCTTGCTCGCACTGCCCGGCAAGATCCGCAGGCACGACCTGCTGCAGCGCACGCCGGTCGGTGAAGACGGCGGCTCGCGGCGCTACGCCGACCTGCACGATCTGGTTCGCCGCGCGCCCGAGGATGCCGAGGCGTGGCTCGCCCTCGCCCACAGCAAGGAATCGTACGGCGCGACCACGGAAGCCGCCGAGGCCTATGCGCGGGCGGCCACGCTGTTCCTGGAACACCGCGAGCCGGAGCGGGCAGCCCGCGCTTACAAAGCCGTGCTTGCCTACGATCCAACGTTCGTGTTGTCCGCCCCGGCGCAGTTCGATATCGCCCTCGGGTTCGCGCGCAGCGGGGATTACAGGGACGCACTCACGGCGCTCGACAAGCTGCTGCAAGCCTACCCGTCGAGCCAGGAGGCGGAGGTCGCGTTCCTGCGCGCGGGGGAATTGGCCGAGCGCATCGGCGAGCCAGATGCGGCGCTCGAGTACTTTCAGGAACTGACCAGACGGTATCCGCACAGCGTGTGGGCGGACCACGCGCGGCACCGGATTCGCGCCCTGCGGGGGTGA
- a CDS encoding methyltransferase domain-containing protein: MAIEDEREVSPTLDGIRRDHRERYRLAASFISEGAWVLDAACGIGYGSWMMAEMAQPTHVVGVDISLDAVAYGLRHYPHPGVTLMCADLLKLDLGGQRFDVIVSFEALEHVAEDRAFLAKLGQLLVPGGTLMVSTPNEDVLPFDPSNHAHHVRHYKSAEFTGLLAESGFGLIAAYAQDDREAGDIRLGLGGAFDIAVCANIGLADAAEIARLCPVALGQG, translated from the coding sequence ATGGCTATCGAGGATGAGCGCGAGGTCAGCCCGACCCTTGACGGGATCCGGCGCGACCACCGCGAGCGCTACCGGCTTGCGGCAAGCTTCATATCCGAGGGTGCGTGGGTGCTCGACGCCGCCTGCGGGATAGGCTACGGCTCGTGGATGATGGCGGAGATGGCGCAACCGACCCACGTCGTCGGGGTGGACATCTCGCTCGATGCCGTAGCGTACGGGCTGCGGCATTACCCTCATCCCGGGGTCACTCTGATGTGCGCGGATCTGCTGAAGCTCGACCTCGGCGGACAGCGCTTCGACGTTATCGTCAGTTTCGAGGCACTCGAACACGTCGCGGAGGACCGCGCCTTTCTGGCGAAACTCGGGCAGTTGCTCGTCCCGGGCGGCACGCTCATGGTTTCGACTCCGAATGAAGACGTACTGCCTTTCGACCCGAGCAACCACGCGCACCACGTCCGGCATTACAAAAGCGCGGAGTTCACGGGTCTGCTGGCCGAGAGCGGATTTGGCCTCATTGCCGCGTACGCGCAGGATGATCGCGAGGCAGGCGACATCCGGCTCGGCCTGGGCGGCGCGTTCGACATTGCAGTGTGCGCCAACATCGGCCTCGCCGATGCTGCCGAAATCGCCCGGCTGTGCCCCGTGGCGTTGGGGCAAGGGTAA
- a CDS encoding polysaccharide deacetylase family protein, with translation MIGVNLGGCESLHPAGGIIVNEGIEEEDMKRGVLIAVVAVAVLCTAAQIALAETWAEKLGWKPGDRVLMIHADDVGMCRETVLGATDAYENGVVSSMSIMMPCSWVGLIADYLKEHPDTDAGLHLQMNSEWDHYRFGPVAGKSAVPSLVDEWGCLWDNVDQVRKTATTEDVETEIRAQIARARAFGIEPTHIDTHMGALFCRPDIAMAYIKVGIEEGLPVMAIDLSKERLEEEAPGMADAFKQLIRTVWDSGLPVIDSLVPAEYGMAPEKKKDDYIRLLRELPPGVNEMIVHCAKDSANFRAITDAAPRWIADGEVMLDSDLKKVIEEEGIILTSWRELKARRAALGEAEK, from the coding sequence ATGATCGGTGTAAACCTCGGCGGGTGCGAGTCGCTGCATCCTGCCGGGGGCATTATAGTAAACGAAGGCATTGAGGAGGAGGACATGAAGCGAGGTGTGCTGATCGCAGTTGTGGCGGTCGCAGTGCTGTGCACGGCAGCGCAGATCGCCCTCGCGGAGACGTGGGCGGAGAAGCTCGGCTGGAAGCCGGGCGACAGAGTGCTCATGATCCACGCCGACGACGTAGGGATGTGCCGCGAGACGGTGCTCGGCGCGACCGATGCGTACGAGAATGGCGTGGTCAGTTCCATGAGCATCATGATGCCGTGCTCGTGGGTGGGGCTGATCGCGGATTATCTGAAAGAGCACCCGGACACCGATGCGGGCCTGCATTTGCAGATGAACTCGGAATGGGACCACTACCGGTTCGGGCCGGTTGCGGGCAAGTCGGCGGTGCCGAGTCTAGTGGACGAGTGGGGCTGTCTGTGGGACAACGTGGATCAGGTGCGCAAGACCGCGACCACCGAGGACGTGGAGACGGAGATCCGTGCCCAGATCGCGCGCGCCCGGGCCTTTGGTATCGAGCCGACGCACATTGACACGCACATGGGCGCGCTCTTCTGCCGCCCCGACATTGCGATGGCATACATCAAGGTCGGCATTGAAGAGGGCCTGCCGGTGATGGCGATCGACCTGTCGAAGGAGCGCCTCGAGGAAGAGGCGCCGGGCATGGCCGACGCGTTCAAGCAGTTGATCCGGACCGTCTGGGACTCCGGTCTGCCGGTGATCGACAGCCTCGTTCCCGCGGAGTACGGCATGGCGCCTGAGAAGAAGAAGGACGATTACATCAGGCTGCTGCGCGAGCTGCCGCCGGGTGTGAACGAGATGATCGTCCACTGCGCCAAGGACAGCGCGAACTTCCGCGCCATCACCGACGCCGCCCCGCGGTGGATCGCGGACGGCGAGGTGATGCTCGATTCGGACCTCAAGAAGGTCATCGAGGAAGAGGGCATCATCCTGACGAGTTGGCGCGAGCTGAAGGCGCGGCGCGCGGCGCTGGGCGAGGCGGAGAAGTAG
- a CDS encoding XTP/dITP diphosphatase — MPQIGPIVLATRNAHKLREVRQILAAGGWSVDLRGLDEFPDAPDTPETGTTFAENAVAKAQAAAFATGLIALADDSGLEVDALGGRPGIESNRFAGPDADDAARIAKLLGLMQDVPDAQRAARFRCAAAVATPGGEVTVVEGVCEGAISDSPRGDSGFGYDPVFVPLGHNRTFAEMSAEEKNRLSHRGRAFRAAATMLTQMAQGTGDPAQAASP, encoded by the coding sequence ATGCCTCAGATCGGCCCGATAGTCCTGGCAACGCGCAACGCGCACAAGCTGCGGGAGGTGCGACAGATCCTTGCAGCGGGCGGGTGGAGTGTTGATCTACGCGGGCTCGATGAATTTCCCGACGCACCCGACACCCCCGAGACCGGCACCACGTTCGCCGAGAACGCTGTTGCGAAGGCCCAAGCGGCAGCGTTCGCGACCGGGTTGATCGCGTTGGCCGATGACTCCGGCCTGGAGGTAGATGCGCTGGGCGGGCGACCGGGGATTGAATCCAATCGTTTTGCCGGGCCGGACGCGGATGACGCCGCGCGAATCGCGAAACTGCTGGGGCTGATGCAGGACGTGCCTGACGCGCAACGGGCGGCGCGATTCCGGTGCGCGGCAGCCGTTGCGACCCCGGGGGGAGAGGTGACGGTGGTCGAGGGTGTGTGCGAGGGCGCGATTAGTGATTCGCCGCGAGGCGATAGCGGCTTCGGCTACGATCCCGTGTTCGTACCGCTCGGCCACAACCGCACGTTTGCGGAGATGAGCGCGGAGGAGAAGAACCGGCTCAGCCACCGCGGGCGGGCGTTCCGCGCCGCGGCGACAATGCTCACGCAAATGGCGCAAGGCACCGGCGATCCCGCGCAGGCTGCATCGCCGTGA
- a CDS encoding 2-oxoacid:acceptor oxidoreductase family protein: MSDSTASLPRTNEFGYFEMRFESIGALGANLAGQMLAEALVLRQGFNGANFSSYGAEKKGSPVKAYVRVCAPDCELRTNSPVEEPHLLALFHDGLFALPGLLRGVKEDTVIIANTARDPVLMRQLLKAPVLHMGVVDALRIANEEKTRVNTAMLGAVTKASGFIDPQAVRDTIAETFQARYPAMVEPNIRTFDRGHDELVLVEFEDTGGFEPASRERYTPDLGYENAPIGGAVTNGGNTVRRNLGSSRQGYIPQYHRDRCIDCGRCEMTCPDNVFIFHKGEDKRGKPAMVMKGPDYRYCKGCMRCVEICPVEALTQMDDLPELVCTSEVELVGPPEHLASVVREKVGIPTEPDEDTAYRRIG, encoded by the coding sequence ATGAGCGATTCAACGGCAAGCCTTCCGCGCACCAATGAATTCGGCTATTTCGAGATGCGCTTCGAGTCCATCGGGGCGCTCGGCGCCAACCTGGCGGGGCAGATGCTGGCGGAGGCGCTCGTCCTGCGTCAGGGGTTCAACGGCGCGAATTTCTCCTCGTACGGGGCCGAGAAGAAGGGCTCGCCGGTCAAGGCGTACGTTCGCGTATGCGCGCCCGACTGCGAGCTGCGCACCAACAGCCCGGTCGAGGAGCCGCACCTGCTGGCGCTGTTCCACGACGGGCTCTTCGCGCTGCCCGGCCTCCTGCGCGGGGTGAAAGAAGACACCGTCATCATCGCCAACACCGCGCGCGATCCCGTCCTGATGCGGCAGCTCCTCAAGGCGCCGGTGCTCCACATGGGCGTGGTGGACGCGCTGCGCATCGCCAATGAAGAGAAGACGCGCGTCAACACGGCGATGCTCGGCGCGGTCACCAAGGCATCGGGTTTCATAGACCCCCAAGCCGTGCGCGACACCATCGCCGAGACCTTTCAGGCACGCTACCCGGCCATGGTCGAGCCGAACATTCGCACCTTCGACCGCGGCCACGACGAGCTGGTGCTGGTTGAGTTCGAGGATACCGGCGGTTTCGAGCCGGCATCGCGCGAGCGATACACGCCCGACCTCGGCTACGAAAATGCGCCGATCGGCGGCGCCGTCACCAACGGCGGCAATACGGTGCGTCGGAACCTCGGTTCATCGCGCCAGGGATACATCCCGCAGTACCACCGCGACCGCTGCATCGACTGCGGCCGGTGCGAGATGACGTGCCCCGACAACGTGTTCATCTTCCACAAGGGCGAGGATAAACGCGGCAAGCCCGCGATGGTCATGAAGGGGCCGGACTATCGCTACTGCAAGGGGTGCATGCGCTGCGTCGAGATCTGCCCGGTCGAGGCGCTGACGCAAATGGATGACCTGCCCGAACTCGTGTGTACCAGCGAGGTGGAGCTCGTCGGCCCGCCCGAGCACCTCGCTTCGGTCGTGCGCGAGAAAGTCGGCATCCCCACCGAACCGGACGAGGACACGGCGTACCGCCGGATTGGATAG
- a CDS encoding transaldolase family protein codes for MTPKIATLSHEIALQDWGGPGAVEAQSDARLAAIIAAGTELWLDTGDLDAARRLWRSEFSGLTTNNTLVNQVIQTGALDDVIRAAAERLRSAEGSVERHELVMEVGFIANCRVALALIATFGVRVSVELHPSLAHQVDESVLFGRRYHSVCPDYFLIKVPLTPAGYCAAARLESEGVAVNFTLGFSARQNYLAALLARPRFVNVFLGRLNAVVGDNGLGDGRDIGEKVTLASARAVRQARDARPAAATRQIAASMRAPSQMADLAGVDVQTVPPKVAEEFLAGGASPEGIRSQLERDPEILLNDGVNAEDIGLDVLWEVDEATRATADDLLRANLLKLTPEDLVRASDDHGARLFHRFTRDEEAAVAAKGKIPELSRWRGRVALDDLMTRSGLLSFTADQQKLDDRIRSLIG; via the coding sequence ATGACGCCGAAGATCGCGACATTGTCACACGAAATCGCATTGCAGGACTGGGGTGGTCCGGGCGCTGTCGAAGCGCAGTCGGACGCCCGGCTCGCCGCAATCATCGCCGCCGGCACGGAGCTGTGGCTCGATACCGGTGACCTCGATGCGGCGCGGCGCTTGTGGCGGTCCGAGTTCTCGGGTTTGACGACGAATAATACGCTGGTCAACCAGGTGATCCAGACCGGAGCCCTCGACGACGTGATCCGTGCCGCCGCGGAGCGCTTGCGGAGCGCGGAGGGTTCGGTGGAGCGCCACGAGCTGGTCATGGAAGTCGGCTTCATCGCCAACTGCAGGGTCGCGTTGGCGCTGATCGCGACGTTCGGGGTGCGCGTCAGCGTGGAACTCCATCCCTCGCTCGCGCACCAGGTTGACGAGAGCGTGCTGTTCGGGCGGCGGTATCATTCCGTCTGCCCTGATTACTTCCTCATCAAGGTCCCGCTGACCCCTGCGGGCTACTGTGCCGCCGCGCGGCTGGAAAGCGAAGGGGTGGCGGTCAACTTCACGCTGGGCTTCTCGGCGCGGCAGAACTACCTGGCCGCGCTGCTGGCGCGGCCGCGGTTCGTCAACGTGTTTCTGGGCCGCCTCAACGCGGTGGTCGGCGACAACGGATTGGGCGACGGCCGCGATATCGGCGAGAAGGTAACGCTCGCCTCCGCGCGAGCCGTACGGCAGGCTCGGGACGCTCGCCCTGCCGCTGCAACTCGCCAGATCGCGGCGAGTATGCGCGCGCCATCGCAAATGGCTGATCTTGCGGGAGTGGATGTTCAGACCGTGCCGCCGAAGGTGGCCGAGGAGTTCCTCGCCGGCGGCGCTTCGCCGGAAGGCATCCGCTCGCAGCTCGAACGCGATCCGGAGATCCTGCTGAATGACGGCGTGAACGCGGAGGACATCGGGCTCGACGTGCTGTGGGAAGTGGACGAGGCGACGCGCGCCACCGCCGATGACTTGCTGCGAGCGAATCTGCTCAAGCTGACGCCCGAGGACCTCGTCCGCGCTTCGGATGACCATGGCGCGCGGCTCTTCCACCGCTTCACGCGCGACGAAGAGGCGGCGGTCGCGGCCAAGGGGAAGATCCCCGAACTCAGCCGCTGGCGAGGCCGGGTCGCGCTCGACGACCTCATGACCCGCAGCGGGCTGCTGTCATTCACCGCCGATCAGCAGAAGCTCGACGACCGCATCCGCTCGCTCATCGGATGA